The genomic segment TCTTCAGTGAGAATGTTTTTTGTATATCCTGCTTGCAGTCTCTAAGACGGAGGATGAAATACAAGAGACCCTGAAGAGGAAGGAAGCCCAGATGAAAGAGAAGGAGGAACGCCGGAAAAAACAGGAACAGAACGTTGCTCAGAAAAAAGAGAAGCGGGAGGAAAACAAGTAATTTGGCTTTAAAGTAATCTGCCCCTTTGTCATGGTTTTCacttgtttaaagtttgaatcaaATGTTTTGGgttgtatttttcttctgtgtcaACAGGAAAAGGAGCCTGGAAGGCatgaagaaaaagcaaacagaatCTGAGGAAGACGAAGTTGAGGATCCAGGAATGCAGGACGAACAGACAGCTGCTGTAGAATCTGATGATGATGCAGAGTACTACAGACAGGCTGTGGGGGAGGAACCAGATGAAGGTGAATGCACTGTGTGTAAACATTAGtttcacagcattttttttcaattcatttttattgacttaagatgttttatttacagacaTGTTCCTGAGCGGTAAAAAGAGGCGGAACACAGAAAAATCTCAAGGACCAGCCAAGAAGAGGAAGTTTTCCCCTGGAAAATCCTCAAAAGAAAGAGATTCCAAGTTGCCAAAAAGGAAAGGTCCAGGAGGACAGCACAGAGACAAAATGGGAAAAGATAAACGGGGGAAAGGATGGAAGAAATCTGGGGATGGGGGGAACGTATCTGGAATGAAAACGGGGCCTTCAAGAAAAGCGTTTGGCTCAAAGAAACCTGGTGACAGGGAAAATAAATTTGGAGGCAAAAAGAAGtttgatggaaagaaaaataaggacAAATCGTTCAAATCAAAAGGTCAAAATGGCAAGTTGGGCTTCAAGAAGAAGGGTGCAGGAGCAAAGCAAGGCTTCAAACCGAGGAAGGGAAAAGGCTGAGCTCTTCAACTTGGATTCTTAACCTGGACTTTGGCTGCAGTACCACGCTGATGCAGCAGATGGCAGCAAATGTTTGCTTTATTCCATCAGCTGGTGCAGACTTGAGTTGAGTGGATGCTTGTGAAGCTATTTAATGTGAACTGAAGGACAGAAGATTCACAGGTCGTACATGTATGATTAAAATGTTCTATCTTTATGtaaacatttgtatttgtaaacctcaaaacaacatatttttacattttctaaagtTCCTTGTTGAACCTCATTGAGATGTTCTGTTGGGTGTTTTTTCCATTCAAatgcaaaaattaaaatgtcataaaTCTGAAATTCTAACTAAAACAACGTGGTGAATTTTTAAGTTGTTTGTTCTCTTGTCTCCCTGAAGGCAAATGAGGAACTTGAAGTTTGCAGTCAGGAACTGTGACATTCACTTAATGTCAGTTGAGAATTGGCCAGAATAAGAGGACAAATTTAATCGTAATGGAACTGAAACTTGAGCAGCTTGCGGCTAAAACAAATTATCGATGCACGTCGTGTTGTAGGTAAGCAGctatatataaatgaaatccAAATTATTTTGATTGTGAAAAATTGAACGTTCAACAGCACCGATAAATATCGTTGTTAATATACTTTGTGATCGAACTAAAGAAAAACTTATTCAATGTCCCATTTGGATTAAGAATTATGCCGTCTACTAAAACTGCATATTCCTCTTATGCAAACTGTATCTATAGATCAGCAAGACCAAGTAGCCTACTCTAAAATCTTaagatattcttttttttctctctatctcGAGATGATAATGACAGGATTAATGGCAGGCATTTCCTTTGTTTATATCTGGATCAGCTTCATTTTTACGTTTATGTGGTGATGGGATGTCAGCAGGCTGGATGTTGGATGCTTGAGTATTTTGTGTGAACTTGATGGGCAGCAGAAGAGTCAGGTTTGCTTAATCAtctcattttattgtatttagcaaatgaaaagtattttatatttactgtttcCCCTGCATGGTCAAACACCGGAGGTGGAAATTAGCTTTgcaaaacttgtgttttttcttatcATGTGAGATCAATGCATTTGTCTGACAAATAAACATTCTTACAAAATCTATGACTAATACAAGGCATTGATGTTTTGCTTCTTCAAATTACGAAATGTATTTTAAGGGTGGGTGGGTATGAGGAAGTGACTGTTTTGCGTGAGCCCTTCACATCTGTCACTTCACTCATAGCCGAGTGTCTCATGTTTTCAGCAGTTTTAACCCAAGAAATTACCTCTCACGCCACAGCACGCCACATATCTGTCTTTCAGTAAGTGGAAGcttcttttatttctacttttcaacttgataaacattttcaaacattatTGTCAGCTCTCTAGTGGCCTGGAAGAAAGAAATAACACCACTTCATGAAATGACTGAACCTGATAAACtatcttctgtttttatagGTGTGGCTTGCAACAATAGCTGCTCATAAAAATAACTTACGCTGACAGCAGGATGGAGCTGAATTTCACTAAATGTGAGAAATTTCAGATCGGCGTGCTGCCTACCATATATGGGATTGAGTTTCTTCTGGCCCTGGCAGGAAATCTGTTTGCTCTGTGGCTGCTTCTGGtcagagaaagaggaaactgGCACACGGGAGTCGTCCTGTCCTTCAACCTGGCCATCAGTGACCTGCTGTATGTCCTCACCTTGCCTTTGCTGATTGTCTACTACTCCCTGGGGAAACACTGGCTGTTTGGTGATGCTGTGTGTAAAATTGAGAGGTTTCTCTTCACCACCAACTTATACGTGAGCATCTTTTTCGTCATGGCAATAAGTGTGAACCGATGTGTGGCTCTTGTGTGGCCTTTTTTTACTCGCTCCCACGTGGAACCTGTCCACGCCAAGATACTCAGTGTTGTCATATGGATTATTGTTGGGGTCATCTCCTGCCCTGTGTTGAAATTCGCCTCAGTTTGCCAGCACACCTACAACAACAAGACTCTGTGTGTATCCTTCTGTGACCAGATTCCTGAATCTGAATATCATCACTTCACTTACAAATTATTCCTGGCGGTTTTTGGGTGTCTTGTTCCTTTTCTGGTTACTTTCATTGCTTACTGTGCTGTGTTTTGGGTGGTGTGGAAAAATGCCAGTTTAACAACACTTGAAAAACGAAAGGTTGCACTGTTAGTCTCTTCAGTGATCGTGCTATATGCACTTTCCTTTGGGCCTTATCACATCTTTCAAACATATCATCTGTATCTAAGAATTAACAGCCCTCACAAGTCAGTCTGCTGGGTTTACAACATGTACCAAGTGTCCAAAGGACTTGCAACGCTGAACATGTGCATCCATCCGATCCTCTACATGGCTGTGTTTGACAGTATAAGAGTGGCGTGCTGCGGAAAAAGTACAGAGGACAACGCAAGGGAAAAATGAGGAAGTAAAACTCCTTTTTGTGGCTTTTGTGTGAAGTACATCCTTGTTTCAGACTGAAAATCTTAAGCTTATCATAATTCTGCAAAGGCATAATTTACACTCACTTTTATATCAATATTACCAACTCCAACTCTGAGACATAATTATCTGTAATAAATATCATTTGCTCCTCTATCATTCTTGTAAAAAAATGGGGGGGCTGTAGAGATGTTTGTCTTCCTGTGttacaaagttgtttttttttcattcaggaGTTAATTCAGTGTAACACTGCCACCACAGTAAAACTCAGCCTCTGTATTGCCAGTGTTACTTTCAAAATAgcaaaagttaaattaatttaatgtttataaaCTATAACAGTAAGGAAATTTATGTGgtgaattctttttttgttgtaatgcTTTTGGGAATAAATCTCTCTGCTGCTGTGAGATCGCCTGCAGCGATGATAACCATTGCTTTTTCCTTTGAGGGAGATGCTGGCCAAACCTGGCCCCGTGAAATCTTGGCCACCACAACATGTCTGAGCTCCTATTGTTAAGGAAAAAGTTAGACATGCATCTTTCTTTATTGTACAGTTTTAGCTCCGGTTATCTAACATTTCATCCTACCCATTGAGACCACAGTGCTCCAGTAAATATTAAATGTCTAATCTAAGGAAGTTTgatctttatttacaaaagttATATACACAGATTCTGGTAGATGGTATTTCTCAGTCTGCCAGAATCCGTGTCCCCTCCCAATATagtttaataatgttttattattattgttattgttattattattattattccaggTTACTGAAGTTAATATGAGGAAGTTTCAAATGTATTTACAAAAGATTCTTCATATAGAGGACTTAGATTCTACTATACTGCTCTCTAGTGTAAATACATTTGGGTAAAATGCAGAGGCCAATTATCCAGTTGtgatcaataaagtatttatgattaaaaaaacataatatttattatatgtgATACAAATTATCAGTTTTGTGCCAAAGCATAGCAAATCTTAGGAAGGAAATCCAATTATTATTCAAACTACTGTtatccagttataatccaattaaatcaCATCAAGTACAATTCCCACAGATCAAGTTGTTAGTTGTTTTTATACAATGCTTATAAAACCTGCAGTAATTAAGTATGGTGTAAGGTATCTATAATTAAAAGCATCTGATTATTAATCATGATATAAAATGCTGCCTGCCACAATTTGTACATCCTGTTTAGCTTCTGTAAATGAAGACCAAACTTCCTTAAATTTACTGTAGTGATTAGGTGTGATTTAAGATAtctatgaatgaaaacatctgattattaaatataatatgCTATATTGACAAGGGACACAGATTTTGGCAAGCTGAGTAATGCTGTGT from the Melanotaenia boesemani isolate fMelBoe1 chromosome 2, fMelBoe1.pri, whole genome shotgun sequence genome contains:
- the ppan gene encoding suppressor of SWI4 1 homolog; this encodes MGKSKTKNQKKSRAEANHVAEEVYGSVPHSFVFQRGQVGKNVGQLILDMRRVMEPFTAESLKVRKKNVLKDFVAIAGPLGVTHFMIFRKTADSINMRLARLPKGPMLYFKVLKYSLIKDVVSSLKKHRMHNQQFTHHPLLILSNFGLDGMHVKLMATMFQNMFPSINVQKVNLNNIKRCVLISYDPTSQEIQFRHYSLKVVPVGMSRGVKKLMQEKFPNMTKFEDISELLIKGANLSESEAEPDGEDNITELPQAYSGRGNMPSQQSAVRLTEIGPRMTLQLIKIQEGMGEGNILYHSTISKTEDEIQETLKRKEAQMKEKEERRKKQEQNVAQKKEKREENKKRSLEGMKKKQTESEEDEVEDPGMQDEQTAAVESDDDAEYYRQAVGEEPDEDMFLSGKKRRNTEKSQGPAKKRKFSPGKSSKERDSKLPKRKGPGGQHRDKMGKDKRGKGWKKSGDGGNVSGMKTGPSRKAFGSKKPGDRENKFGGKKKFDGKKNKDKSFKSKGQNGKLGFKKKGAGAKQGFKPRKGKDQQDQLLIKITYADSRMELNFTKCEKFQIGVLPTIYGIEFLLALAGNLFALWLLLVRERGNWHTGVVLSFNLAISDLLYVLTLPLLIVYYSLGKHWLFGDAVCKIERFLFTTNLYVSIFFVMAISVNRCVALVWPFFTRSHVEPVHAKILSVVIWIIVGVISCPVLKFASVCQHTYNNKTLCVSFCDQIPESEYHHFTYKLFLAVFGCLVPFLVTFIAYCAVFWVVWKNASLTTLEKRKVALLVSSVIVLYALSFGPYHIFQTYHLYLRINSPHKSVCWVYNMYQVSKGLATLNMCIHPILYMAVFDSIRVACCGKSTEDNAREK